The Serinus canaria isolate serCan28SL12 chromosome 8, serCan2020, whole genome shotgun sequence DNA window ACAGAACCACTGGAAGGACAATGGCAAGAGTGATGACTGCAACTGCTATCACTGCTAAAATGATAAAGACTTCTGTTCCATATTctgtagggggaaaaaaaaatccaagattCAGTTATCAGAGCCCACAATGTCACAGTGTGACAAACTCTTAGCACTCATTCCAGTGaatgaaaaaatgctttctatATGTTAGTCTCACAGAAGTGGAGTCACCACTTCAGTGTGAACTGAATACATTTTAACATGAATTTGTTGAACTGAAGTAAAGTTTTATTTCTACCTGGTTCACTCTAGGTTTTAATCTAGTTTAGTTAGTGCACTAAAGTACCATGCTAACACCATAAGTCAAACCATTCCCCCTGCCTGTACATTATTTCTGTCCAAGTGAAAATCTATTCTAGGTTACAAGCTAGAAAACACCaagatttttctatttaaattttaatgaaattgcaACTTTTCACTTTTGTGGTAAATTCTCTGGATTAGAAAGCTAATTTGAGTTCATTTGCCATTTTAGAAGAGTTTTTCTAGagtgcaaatatttttacttgTGGAGAAGAAAGTACAGCAATGTGATATTATCTAAGTAATATTGACAACTGTATATTGAAGAAAGTGTTATCCAAATGGCTAGTCTGAAATGGCTGGCATATTTACCCACACTTGGTAACTTATTTACCAGTAAAGAAGCCTATGTGCCAACCTCTGACCTCGGAACAGGAAAGAAAGTCTTATTCTCATCGTCTGCTTTTGGCATAACTAAAGGTCGGTTCATACTACAAGTAAATGGATATGCAGGTTTCCTGCACTTCTGTGTTTTAGAGCTAATCCTGCAAGCACTGCTATTGGAAGGATCCAAGGAAAACaactggaaacaaaaatgaagcTGAAGGCTAGTGATGACATCTGGAACCTCAGACACCAGTCATCAACTCAGACATTTTAACCAAAACAGTTGGGCAAAACCCTAAAACCAGCTCCAACTGACTAAAGATGGTGGACTCATACTTGAAGTGAGTTCTTCCCATGAATTTCCATGTTCCAACTGTGTATTTAACTTACACAGTAAATAGTTTATTTCATTGCAGGCACCAGAATTTAAagatgtgggttttttgttagaATATTAAAGGCTGAATGACAAACCTCACATGATACTTACCATCTAAGATATTCCTTTCTACACTGGTACAGAGCACCATGCTTTCTTGGCCATTATGATTTTCTCTGCGAGAGGGAATGATTCCCTGGACATAGAAGCAATAGTTCTTTCCACTGTCAACACTTACTTCAAAATTATGGCTTTTTGTTGTTACATCtttctgtaaaggaaaaaaatatttcaagtgtCAACTCTAAAGGTAGCACAGAAATTGTGTAACTATAAAGAATGTAACAATTATTACAGAACAAAAACTAGAGTTAGACCTTACCTTTCCAGAACTTTGATCTTTCCAGTAATAGAGTTTGTATTCCAGGTCATGCTGGAAAATATCTTGAATACTCAGAAAGCTTCCATTAGGAAACATATATGGTGTAAGTGGGTCTTTGAACACAACATTCAGTTTGGAACCTTTTTGTGAATAATCCTTTATCTCTGGTTTTCCAATAACAGCTAAACAAAgatttttagaattaaaaaaatgacatcATTTATATACGACAcgctctttttccttctgccctCCATTACCTTCCCTTCTCAAATCTATTACAAATTTATCAAGCCAGCGAAGGCCTAGATTGTAAACAAGTATCCTCACCTAGTACATAATATTACCTAAATGGTCTACTCAGTGCAGTGAGAAACAAATGGTAACTAAAACCTTTCACCCTTCCCTGCAACAGGGAAAGCTTTATGCCTGAATATCTTCTTTTCCAATATCAGCAGGGTTACTGTAAGAATCTATAGAAAAAACCTTTAAGCTCAATCTAAACCTCGTTTAAATCAACAGAAGTaatcttgaaaataaatttatagtAAGATTAAATTGGCAATCCTACTTACTCTGGCTATAAGGTATAAATTTTTCAGAGACGGCAAAAGGTGGCTCTTCAAAGTTATCCATCTCTGCAGGCTCTACAGACAGTATGTGTGCTGTATAGGTCTCCTTTACATTTCTGAGCACATCAGTAACATCACACTCTGTTTCTGATGTCAGTATGCATTTTCTCTTCACGTCAGATGTCTGTCTGAAAAGAGCAAGAAGGAAGTGTCAACACTTTTGAACCAGACATATACTTATTATATATTTAGATAcgttaaaaaatatttttcccctcaaacTGTATAGTTTTCTCTCATCCAGTAGAACAGCCTTGCAGGcttaaaggagaagaaagaaccTCAAAAGCCACTATCTGGTACAGCTGTATTTCACAATTCAAAGCAGAATTAAGTAAATCAATTATGATCAATAGTAACTACAGAAACGTGCTTCAGGAAACATTTGGTTTTGCGTCTACGCAAATGCCACAAAGAACAGAGAGTAGCAGCAAATTTCTAAGCAGAAttacaatttaaaaacattGACAAAAAGCATGAATCATGCACttctcttgatttttaaatgataGGAAGTGGGTCCATTTACTAGCGATACAGCAATGAGACtatgaaaaatgttaatttctcattttactTCCTCACAGGAAGGAACAAAAAACCAGATTAGATATTACTCCTTcaattattttccctctttttgctGGTGAATTAAGGAGAGCAAAAATTGTGTGatttcagctggaagagcaAGTCCTGACTGTTTGAATATTaacaaagtgtttttttctcaaagtaGATCAAGTTTCCTTGTTTAGAGCCAGCTGAACTCCCTTGTCACTTCATCAGATTTCTTTTGTCACAGAGCAGTGAGGGACAGTGCCATAAGAAATGCACTGAAAAGGGATAGAGATTTGACCTTTTTGATGAAACAAATGTGCTctgtaaatatatatacacaagaaagcaaacatttaatCCCACTTCCTCCACAACAGCAACTTCAGTTAAAAGAGATGCCTCCGCTGCAGAACTACACCGGATTCTATATTGAATCTCAGGTGAACAGATTTCAGTTTTTTGCAAGCAAAATGTCTGGAAAGAAACTCTAGATTCACaaatttcataaaatgtgtTCTGCTAAGGGTGTGCTTTTAAGTCCATTAATCTAATCACTcctaaagaatgaaaaagaacatTAAGCCATTACACGGGTATTTCAATTTTTAGTCAAGAGAGAACACTCATTTTTATGCCACTTTTAGAGCTGGTAGAGACTACAGTACCACTTTTTCATTAATATGTAGGAAGTTTGATGATGCATTTTCCCTTTAGGGCACATTTAATAATGCTCTATGTATTAAAATGGGAGCTAAAACCAGCGCAGATTTATTACTGAACTTCATGGAAAGTTTTGTGCAGTTCTGAGAAAGGTATGAGGCACTTCACATAAGCTGGCTACGTTTTATGTCTACAATATTTTACAGCTTACATAAAACATGATATCTTGACAGAGGTAGATGAACAAAGGTAATTTTTAGTATTACCCagcaagaaaaaattattaattgtGATTAACTGTGATTCACCAATTAGAATAAAATGCAGACTCATTTATTAGACACTTTCCAAGACTGAAGACACAAGTCCAGACACCTTGAAAGACATAAAAAGGTGAAGTTGTGTCTAATATGTGGTACATCAGGTTGAGTATCAACTCCTTCAATACCCTGGCTTGCTCTCTTGAGCAGCACCGAATCCCAGAACTGAAGTACCGATCTAAAGCCCATCTCTCCATTTCTGAAGTGGGCAAAACCAGAAGTCTAAAcctgatatttttaaagttggACACTTAGAAGTATTAACACCTGGGTTTGCAGTTTTTCTAAATCCTAACATTTGGGCACTTTTCCTGTTACATTCACTTTCAGAAATACTCAAACACgctcttttcattttcttcagttgTCATTCATGAACATATCACATGTTATCTACTTACCCATGTATTTCTACAGTATAGAAGTAGCCTGATGGTTTTGGTTGCCACTGTAGTATAGTTTTAAAATTGATTGAAGACCAAGTTATATTGACTGCTATTGGTAGGTCTGTATAGcctttaaatacagaaaagagtACCGTCAGTCATATAATTCCCGTTTCCCTGCAGTCATTGTTCAGTTAAATGAAGCAGTTGCCATTAATTGCAACTTAGAAAcattttcttggggaaaaaggCTCAGTCCTGCCCTTAGGAATGGACTGCTCCTCTTACTAAAGGAATGTGTCCTGGCAGAAGTgaagaatgagaagaaaatttttctgtcttgtaaCTCTGAAATTGATAAGTTAATTTGGAGTTCTGTTCAATGCTTCATTTATCCAAGACCTCTGCAGAAGATACAAAAGCTTGAACATGCACGAGAATGTTCAAGAACTGAACAAATAAGGCATAGTTCAAAATCATCTCTAGTTGTATCTGCGGGAGAAGGTGTTAGGTCCTGGATTCCCATTTACATACTTTGGAAAGATAAAGtctctttaaaaatcaatgGTTACCCTACACACCTACAGCATCTGAGAGAGGCCACCCCGATATGAGTTCGTGTCCCCCTAAAGCACATTTttggccagcacagctgcttcgGGGAAATGCCTAGGAAGAAGCCGGACGGGAAAACCTGTAACCTCTGGAAACCCCTCGACAAGCTCGGAGCTGGGAACAACGGGAGGAAATCTTGCGACTCCACTACAGCTGCCCACCCCCGAGGCCGTCCCCGCTCCCAGCACGGCCGCGGCCAGTGGGGAACCCGCAGTGGCGACCGGCCCCCGGCAGCCGGGCGGCGGAGCGCTGCGCAGGGAGGGCCAGcgcccctgtcccctgcccgcCAGCGTGGGGCGGCTCTCCTCGGGCTCCCTCAGGGACACCCCGTCCTGAGGCTCCGAGGGACCGATCGCCGGCGCCATCCCTCCCATCCCGCCCCGTCCCGCGGGCCGTCACTCACCGGCGGCCAGGTGCCACAGCAGCGCGCcgagcagcagtgcctgtggcggggcggcggcgcgcAGCATCCTGGGCGCGGTGAAGGAGCTGTGGCGGGCGGGCCGCCCCGGCATATATGGAGCAGGGCAGCGCAGAGGCGGGACCGAGGCCTCGTCCCGGGGCCGCCCAGCGGGGGCGAGGGGACAGAGCGGCGGAAGCGCTCGGGCACCGCCGGGTTGGGCAAGCACAGAGAGGGATCTTCGAGgaatgggagggagggaggggcgCTGAGGGACGGACGTGTCCCGCGGGCTCCAGCCCCGCCGCCGCATCCCCCGGCGCAGGCCGAGCTGGACAtgagggcacacctggacaTGCCTGCGGTCCGTGTCCCTCTGCCTGTTTGGTGTCGTCAGGCCCTTGTAccacccctcccttctcctcttgGAATTCTGGTGAAACTGGACACCTCTGGATAGCCAGTTTCGTCCTCTGCAAACCTTTAGCTGGCTGTCGGGGGACACCGCAGCTCGGAAGTGGCTGCTCTGTGGGGCAGCTGGTCATGCAGAAGCGATGTTGAGTTAATTAACTTTGATCCCGTACATTCTGAAGGGCTAAATATGTGAGTCCTTCCCTCAGCACACAGGACATCGGACGCAACTGCTCAGCTAGATCACAtcctgtgtcccctcacagcGTGGTAGCCGACCCTCTCAAGACTCACCGGTCACACAAGACAGTAAGTTTCAGGTGTTCAGGGCTTAGTACCTCGCCTCTCTTATAAGCCAGGGGCTGTTAACCCTATTCCTGTAAGGTCACATTGAAAAGGGATGCCATTTTCAGGGCAGCAGGGAATTTCTGACAGAAGGCGTTCCCAGTCTCAGCCTTTGCTGAGGCTCAGGCTCCTGGGCCGTGCGTGGCGATGGCGGGGTCCCCCAGGGCCTTTACCCAGGCGGGTGTTGTGGCTCTGTGTAATACTCAAGCTCCAGAGGGAGCTGTGCTCGCGGGAGCTCAGGACTCTGCCGCAGGAAGGTGGGAAATAGACCGTGCAGTAGAACCTGTCATAATTCAGGGGGACATACGCATTTACAGTCTTAGACAGactcttctttttgttttgatgctGACTTGGTACCATGTACATGGAACATGTAGGTAAGAGAAGAAGACTAATGGAGAAGTTGAATATTTCATTACCTTTAATTTTCATGATTGACACCTACTTGTCTGCAAGCAGTTCTCTGTCATAATGCATATTAAATGGAACAAATTACAATATCCATTCAACCAGAGTCTGCATCAGAATTCTTCTAATTTTAAGACACACCTAAACCCTTGAGTTTTAAGTTATTGGCTTACCTTCATTAAAATCCAGCCATACAccttctcattttcctgctttgttaTTGATCAAATTTTAGCACTGTCTGTATGTAGCTGTATACCAACATTACCTCACCCAAAAATATTCCCTGCTTTTAACTTGGTGTAGAATACAGATCTTGTAGTGTTTCTAGCTTTTCAGGATGGTGACCTTATAAGATCACAGTTGATTTTCAAAGGACTTTAAAAGAGACACAGTACACACATGTTTAAAGAAAGAGATGCTTATATGAATCTTTAGGCTTTAATTCCACCTAATTTCATGTAGTTCAGTCACAAAAGATGGAAAGTGGGTCAGAAGTGGTTTCCAGTTTCTATGCAGATAATCTCAGGATCCCCTTCTCCTGCCTATTCCTTCTTATTCACATCTCTTCTGTCAAGAGCTCCCACACTTGAGAGAGGTGAGGAACCATCCAGACCTTGTCCAGACTAAGCAGCGTGACCACTGCTACTTATTCCAGTTTCCAGCAAGGCATTTCAGTGTTCACTAACACTAGGCTCTTAGATGTTCTCCTCCTTGCTGCAGCATGAGAGAAGGAGGACACCAGTTTGGCAGAGTTGATCAGGTTGGCACAGCAAGGGCATGATGGAAAAGGGAGCGCTgaggtgaggagctgctgctgccacctctggTCTTCTTTCTCTTTGGCCAAGAGCAGATTTGACCACAGAATGAGAACTGCTCAGGCTTGCCTGGTTCCAGGCACCAACCAGCgtgggagaggaaaggaacCTCACACAGCCTGACATGGGCTGAAGGCTCTGAATTCTGCTCAGCACCCAGTGACTTCACTGTGACATTCTGGTCACATTTCCTGCCCACTTTATGGTTTTTCAACAGCTcatttaacacagaaaaattgTGTCTTTTTTCAAACATGTGTTGCTACATGCAGGCGAGCCTTCTGCTGACATAGATCTCTGGCAATTTGTCTAGAAACTTAGTATTTGGCTCCCAGAGTGGAATGCCAAAATGTAGGCATTGTCTCTGTACATGTCTCTAAGCCAATTCATTCCTAAGGTGAAGTACATATTTTCTAGTATAGGCACCTAAAGCAAGTCAAATGGATCTATTTCAGTGTTGAAATAAATGGAACATTTCTATTGATGGAGACGAAGATCTTGCTGGGACTGTTTAGAATATGTTTGCTATGGAACCAATTGATTATGGGAAAAGTGAGGTGAGgaggaaagcaaaatgaaatctgtGAAACTCCATTCTTTTTTAAAGAGGtacatgcatttatttttactatATGACCTGCCAAGTCTCTAAACTGGTTTGCTGAGAGAGAGCTACAAATAATTCTTTGCAAAGCAATTGCCACATCATGTTTTCTGTACAGTCATATATATAATTATTGAAGTGGAATGCCTCAGGTGACATCAGTAACAGATCAGTTTCTTTACACTGGTGGTTTTGCAAGACTGTAAGTAAAATTATGTAATAGTTAttaatgttttgaaattttgtAGTGCTATAAAATGTTCATCACTCTGTGCTAACATCAAAGTCAGCAATATCATCGTATCTGATAGTGTAAAATTTACTTGTGTGAGCAGAGTTTGAAATCACTGAGAACTTCTTCCACAATGAAATCGCtcctgatatttttctttaatttaactatttctttaatttgtaTTAGTGACCAATATGATTTGGTAAATAATGTAATTATacaattaattatatttattaaaaattatatttttaattatatttcattaGAAACCCCAGAAGTTTAGGTAACAGCTGGTAACTTGGTACCTGCTTCCAGAAATATCTTAGCATTTCTCTTGCAGACCTGCTTTATCAAATACTGTGTTATAAATGCAAGCTCACAAATACCACTGAGATAATTAAAATACCACAGTATTTCTAATTAAGAGAAATTGTATAATGTTGAAAAATTAGTTACTAAGTTCGCTTTTTGATGCACAGAAACTCAATTAGTATGTCTGTCTTTGGTGAGCAAAGTCATTGAACCAGTGTAATGGAGTCAAGAATGAACGTCTCTAAACTAttataaattattctgtgattctaaagCTACCTTGTGATTTTATAAAATCACATGTAGCTTAACAGAAAACAGTAAAGTTTCACTGGGATAGAActagttaaaaattaaaatccagttCTGACATTAAGGAATCTTCCTTTCActtgttggaaaaaaataatgaataaacaaagttgatagaaaaattaaaactcacAAAAGATATTTCTTACAGGGGAATCACAGGTACAATATGAATTTCTTGCTGATAGTAGAAATCCTGAAGTGAATGTattctgctttcaaaatttGTGTTTTTACCACGTTGGCCATATACACATCTCCTCGCACCTTATCATATGGATATGTTAGAAAGAGACACTAGCACAGGAACAGATCTCCTGGGAATCTTTGGGTCCTGTGTGGAAATGATGCCTGCTTGGGAGGCAGGACAGGCATCCCAGGGAGGGAGGCTTTGAGCTTCTTCCACTCTGAAAATTCTTCTTAACATTGCTATGGTGTTAGCTCCAAATTCCTGTTTCCCACTCGCAGAATGATGTGTTATGAGTTTATTACCCTTTTCAAAATCTTGTTTTGCAGCactatttaatgaaaaagaatttgaCCAACTTATTTggtgcattttatttctgtgatctTCAGAGATGCCTTGGGGTAAATAAGATCAcgtaaatgaaaatttaaaccATGCTTTCGTTGATTTGGTGCATGGAGGATTTCCGAAAGCGAGTGGCTACAGCAgtagcacagctgtgctgtgaggagtGCCAGGgtcctgggaacagctgggtTTGTTTACTAGTGACTCTCTCCTGCTAGGGGACAAGCAATTACAAAAGTAGTAATAAATGTCACTGGAGCACAACAGAAACTATGGAGATTGAGACATTAAATGGTATTGGTTCCTTCTGTGCCCAGAGGCTTTAGTTTAGCCAAACCAAGGCGTTACAAGATCTAATCTGTTTTTTGACGCCGTGATGCAGTCTGTTTTCCCTTTATTCCAGGTGTTCCATCCCAATTGTGAACTATCTTCTTATCCTTACCCTATTATATCTTAATGTCATAATTTAATCTTGCAGTTCCTGTGCATCTCCCCCATAAGGCTTATTTTTCACAAGTGTTGTTAGACACAAGTGCAGCTACCAGACCTTACTTATTTAGGTTTTCTTCTCATGCCTGAGTTTGTGAGgaagagacaaaacaaaaaaaacccccaaaaagcaacataaatattaaataaaaataaggacaaataaagaaaacttattttaaaagagacaAGTACATTAAAAGTAGCctcctttcttttcatattGAATCCAGTCCCAGTTCATGAGTCTTTAAATTTCAGGActgaaataaatccattttaCTAGACAGTTATTTATAACTGTTATTAAAACCTACTCCCTTTTCTTATGgattattaaaaatatggatTGATTAATATTAGATGTGAAATATATAACTTCTCAGTGAAGGTAGTGCTAGTCAAATTCAGTGTTCTTTAAAAATGACACAAACGGTATGAGCACACCTTGAAAGGTTAGGCAATTCCATGGGTAAAGTAAACAAAGCTTCAGTTTGAACAAATGTGGTCCCTGGGTTGTCATTAAACCTATTCTTAGGAActgtgagagaggaaaagataaACAGCCCTCCATTTGACTTTGTTATTGTAATGTTTAATCTTCGTGTAAAATGGCTTTCTCTTTTGGAGAAATTTGATACAACAAAAACCCCATTCTGTACTAACCAGCAAAATTAAATTGAGTTTCTTTTATACCCTGCATCTCTGCTCTTTGCCATTACATTACTTTGTTGATGCTGCCTTTTTTGCTGAGTGGGAGTCAGTAGattaaagaaaattgaaaaatgaaTCAGATTAGCTATTATATTGAGTGTTTTCTTTAGAACAAAGAA harbors:
- the F3 gene encoding tissue factor, with amino-acid sequence MPGRPARHSSFTAPRMLRAAAPPQALLLGALLWHLAAGYTDLPIAVNITWSSINFKTILQWQPKPSGYFYTVEIHGQTSDVKRKCILTSETECDVTDVLRNVKETYTAHILSVEPAEMDNFEEPPFAVSEKFIPYSQTVIGKPEIKDYSQKGSKLNVVFKDPLTPYMFPNGSFLSIQDIFQHDLEYKLYYWKDQSSGKKDVTTKSHNFEVSVDSGKNYCFYVQGIIPSRRENHNGQESMVLCTSVERNILDEYGTEVFIILAVIAVAVITLAIVLPVVLCKRKKAKKARAVREKELLNGV